In Papaver somniferum cultivar HN1 chromosome 9, ASM357369v1, whole genome shotgun sequence, the genomic stretch TAGCCATTGCATCTAATACACTCGATTTGCTTAGCATATAATTCTTTCCCCTCACTTTTAACAAATTGACCCTGATATTATTCACATATGTAGTTGGAATATTGACTAGCATTACCAATACAAAAACAATAAAGACACTAAACGGATATGCAAGTCGTATGCTTGAACTCAAATGACAGATAGCTGAATTTTCGATTGGTAGTTAATGcgttctccatcacaacatccaATGTCTATGTAAAGTGGTTCAGAACAAAATTTCGAGGGTTTTGCTATTCTACGCTGCCATCTTTCAAGTGGACAAGAAAACATGTTatgttgttaaaaaaaaaaaaacattggatTAGTGCATGCGGATTTGTTTGCTTGGATTTTTCTAACTCTTCCTATTTCCCAAGGTGAAAGGTAAAATATGGAATTATTGTTGAAATATCCTCTAattcatgattttgattagtGCATGCGGATTTGTTTGCTTGGATTTTTCTGTCATGATGGTTTCATTTTACAGCACCAATGTTATTAGTTTTTATTCGAATTCTTGATTGTTTAGATTGCCAAATTATTAAACAATGATTGTTTACTACCCTTTTATACACGACGTTACGTAACCATGTTCAGTGGGGTTTTGTAGTTCTGGATTTCCTTGCAAAAGCAAGTAACATGACGGTATCTTTACGAATTTCATAACTCGATGTGATGCACGCCCGTGCCGTAAGCCCTAGTTTCTttatataaaaaaagaaattttattaaatcaaatTAATATgttttcacttcttttttatttattttctttccttttggtAAGAATTTCCACTTATCTTTTCAACAAAAAAGACAATCCAAGGTGAAAAATTACACTAACTCCTCCTTAATCCATATatgactttttttcttcttcatagtaTCAGATTCATTGTTACCATTTCTTATAACATGTGAaaaatattgtattccttaataagcTTACTATTTTCCCATCTGACTATAAAAAACAttgggatattttttttttgtgtttatagATAAAGGCCTTCAGAAAGGCTTATGATTCCCATCAACTGTTGGTGATAACCAAACAGGAGGCACAGACCAGTACATGGAAGATTTATCTGTTTTTGTCCACTGAGCTAACTCATGAGCTACAGAATTACAAATACGAGGTTGAAAATTAAAGACACAAGCTACTAATTTGGAAGAAAATAATTGAACATCTTTAAAGATAACATCCGTACGAACATCTCCATCGAACAAGCCAGCTGAAAATTGTTCAATGATATTCTTCGCGTCACTTTCAATAATGATGTGTGTTAACTTCTGTTCCAAGGATTTCTTTAGGACTGCCCAAATAGctctggcttcagcttcttcTGCAGACATAACTTCAAAAACCAGGGAAGCACAAAAGGAGGCTTTGCTTGAGAAATCCCTCATCACATATCCTGCACCATTAGCTCCAGTAATGTCATCATAGGCACCATCAATATTACACTTTATCCATCCAAAAGAGGGGGGCATCCATTTATTACATAAATTGACAGGTGTAGTAGGAGAGAAAGTAAAACAGGGTTTCCTAGTTAGTAGCATGGCCCTGGCTCTTTCTAAGACAATAACATGAGTttctttcaaattttgaaagatgAAATTAGTCTTGCTGGTCCAGAGAGACCACAAGATAGTAACAAAAAAATATTGAGCCTCATCAGGAAGACTAGATCCATGGTCAGTTAGCCAAAACATTAACCATTCAATGAAAGTTTTGTTTAGAAAAAAATGAGTATTAATGCAGAAATCAGAGAGGAACCAGACTCTGCTAACAAAAGGGCAGAGAATCAAAGCATGCATTATGGATTCATGAGGATCATTACACCTAGCACAATCAACTCTATGCATGGGCATTCTAGTATGCAAGACAGATCTGGAAGGGAGAGCATTTCTAACAGCTTTCCAAGTAAAAACTTGGATTCTGTAAGGAACCCTAACTTTCCAGATACACGTCCAAAGATTTTTACAGGGGGAGGGCCTAAGACCTCTCAGCCCCATGTAGGcagattttgaagaaaacttTCCATTCTTTGAAACATCCCAAGCCCcctatcaggagtgcaaagctggcttaagggaatggtgACAATCTTcttaacataagcattatcaaaATGAGTGTTAAGTTTAGACATATTCCGAGTTCTGGTATGAGAATAAATGAAGTAAGAGACTTTAATACTGGGATCAGGTGGGACTAACGGGTTAGGTGTGGCTGAACCCAAAGTTGGGATCCATTTGTCACACCAGGGGTCAATGGAATGACCATCCCCAATAATCCAGGAGGTTAAAGGCTTAATAACTTCTTTTATAGCATGCAAACACTTCCAAGTACAAGAACACTTACTGGTGCACTTGGCATTCAAGAAATCAGTTCTTGGAAAGTATTTGGCTTTAAGAACAGTAGCTAGGATACAACTAGGATTTTCTAGAATTCTCCAGGCATTCCTAGCCAACATGGCCAGGTTATTTAACTCATCCTTTCTAAATCCTAGAACACCTTCAGCCTTAGGGGAACATAGAATGTCCCATCCTAAAAGATGAAGTTTCTTATCGTTAGGATCTAACTTTCTCCCCCACCAGAATTTACAAAGATGGGAGTCCATTTTTTTACAAAGGTGTTTAGGATTGAGAAAAGCTCTCATTTGAAAAAGGGGGATAGCTTGACCAATGTGTTTAATCAAAGTAGTTCTACAAGCTTGAGACATGAACTTATGAAGCCAGATAGAAATTCTGGCATCCACAGCTTAGAGAATACCCATGTGGGTTTGAATTTTAGAAGCTTGAAACACAGTTGGAGTGCCcagatatttttctcctaaatctATGATCTTAATCTCTAGAATGTTAGCCTGAACAGCCTTCCTGTGTTCAGGAATTTTCTTACTAAATAAAtaccagatttatcaaaatttatttcttgccTAGAAGCCAAACAGTACTTTTGAAGATAATCTTTGATAACTTGAAAGTTTTGAATAGTagctttaaaaaaaaagagaatcatcagcaaacaacaGATGTGTCATTTCTGGAGCATTTTTACAAACTTTGATACCTTCTAAAATTCCTTTCTTTTGAAGGTTGTCAATGTAAGAAGATAGACCTTCAGAGCAGATGATACAAAGATAGGGGGATAAAGGATCCCCCTGTCTCAAGCCTCTTTCAGGTTGGAAGAACCCAGTAGGGCTACCATTAAGGAGGATAAAGTATGAAACAGTAGAAACACACTGGTTAATAAATTTGATCCAATAGAAACAGTAGAAACACACCggcaataaggaatccttattctgttcaaactctagaaactgcgttcgtatgaaaaggggtatcgaccctcttctgtttttgttgttcgtctgGCTCTGTGCTTTCATTCGCAGCATCTGGCTCCTCTTcttcatttgttagcggtggtagagcgagcagtaatggcaacaaagcaatctccaatagttataatcaacggCAAGGAAAGCCAGGATAAATCAAGGTAGGTTCTcccgcatgtatccacccaacagtaccatcgatcttctccagaatgtgtaataaggctctgactccagaagaatgagtgtctaacctctccagtggatttcaaaatttactaaACTCCATTGCGATCTTGGGATAGATATATGAGATATATGCTCGGCAATtatcatgtcagggataatcttggagattgtggttgcgttgttgttCCATCCTTaattttaggttatttggtgcctggactttctgattgtgatgacgatatgttgtggatgcttgtatggtcaaaATCTTCTGGAgacattgggtgaagtagacgagctgagagcgttccgttgtcgatgtgctgctatcaagtctttaaggacttcgttccaagcgacatcctttgaaccaacttctgaatcttggactattgcatggaacAGGATACGGTGAGcattccccagttatacttctgttagatccgatggcgtggccggatatgtgaatgcatctctgtggcgtacttttggggtctttgatgcgcgtgtacggcttcatgttgagaaattcttgcggctcgtaaaacttcgacaatgatgatgttgaaatcggaaataacctggttgagggcagtgaaggcatcccattctggtagtccccatgtgtaattatcctgaacctattttctcgtggaagatgtgcttctgttgcattcactggtaacgtggtgactgcgtttaagcttctaaacatgaaggaggcttcagtccccaagtgtatcctactttgattgtatcgccttgaatccacaccTATGGGAtctgatacaatcttatcatactctcctggatgtgatgctgggatgcttggaatatcacatggacaaaacattctggataactaagaggtagaagtgagggagttatgtcgttaatcttGGCTCCCTCTGTCTGTTCAATAAAAATATTTAAGCCGCGTCTCTGGGGTTATCTCATGAATTCTTGATTATTGTCGGGGATGgactgtgatgagcagtccccagtcgcacttctctttggttactgaagttgttttctatgagtaggcttgggatccgtcgcggcctcctaaagtgttgcaggcgccttctagacagagaggtgatgatattcttactctacacccttgaagagtatatGACCTTGTCATGGTTATGACTTTGGGTTGACCGTGtctcctttgtagtggttgttgttacggtaaacctctggctggtatcaacaaacgagcagcaacagttcttggcagtagACGTGATCCGAAGAAACTACATTGCcgtggaaacaaaataggttggcaGAAGTTGCATGGTAGTCCATGGAAgcaaaagggattggctggatgcgtaagcgagtaaattgTCCACGACCATGAGCTTTGGAGAGATGGACCAAAAGttgaaacattgaagcggagcggcttctcgagagaatgttgaagaggagcggtttctggaggtgagacgttgaagcggctcctggagcgaaacgttgaagcggggtggcttctggagcgaaaagttgaagcagagcggcttctggagaaaatgttgaagaggagcggcttttGGAGATGAGACGTTGAAGCGATTCCTGGAGCAAAGTtcgaagcgccaacgcaacgcggctgagagcttgaaaatatatctcggcgctgcaccttggagaaataaaataaatctcacacacatgatccatcatagattacatgattttgtgaacagagtccccagaaagcattaatgcacaactccaccaattgatgttcggtcacatttggtttaCCACAATCTAACgccgaattctgaatcccttgattaatcattcagatgttcattgtttcgctccttttgagttgtggctatgtccgtctgagccttagcaaaacttcttgtatttccatcaaatcagcaatggtaataaggggttggcctcctctggctcctccggtgtctcgtcctgatggtggagtgaaAACAGCTCTGGTGACGACTGGAAgagtcacacttgaagaaacaatggGGGTAGCGGCTCTGGCTATGGTGATCGGAGATGTAACGTCTGAGGGAACGTTTCCTACATCGCTGGTTTGGTGGTAGAGTCTGCGGCGCCGAAGGTGTTaatcatgctgacaggtggtacattgatgtcactggaaggaacgttgataTCAAGGGCGTTTTCAGTGCCGgtggcatcagggtttgttgctgacccggaccTGATCTCAACAATCTTTAAATtggaattgaaaaatgaaattggaaattggtattgcaacctagagattaatctcccactgtggtcgccaattgtttggggGTGAAacctgtttctgctgattttggtaatttcgggtgtgtggatgagaaacgaatctaaaccctaaacaatgcactgcactggagtacttttgattcgagagatcaatctgtacaatcctggcctaaaccaagaaatggtcgttccaggcttgcttcggtcacaaagtgaaggagaagggttggtcttagggagggaagcgaagagagtgttgagaccagaatcgttgattctgaaggtgtggttgtttatgacttgtatctaaaagtagaactggctagcagaatggaaagataccaggtgatttctagatattgtgttgttgcccaccaaaacttgttgtttggtgaaaataggtgaagcctatttatacaagtcatattgaaacgtaccctgatctcgtaggaagtggaaacgattgagtggtggaagaatagagtaacgtgtaaccgtcaaacgttatgcttccatgatgagggaagtgaattcgtgtaaccgtcagtcattatgcttccatgatgaaggaaatgaattgtttacaccgttacttttcaccaccactaattgtcctacttcatgacactttcttataacgggcgcattgcacgccgcacgttgtaaaccgccagaccaataccctgatgagtatcccccagtttgtgacatgtttgatgtctcgagtgttttcgtgaaaaacgtgtagcaggttgctatgtgtggaaattcaaagtcaagagacttttccatagaaaaatagcatgtgatgctattaggcttgccttggtcggccgcctaaaacttgccacaagtccgtcagtttggtggcgaacttgaatggctgagattacatctcatgaggaagggtagccgttgattatggacacATCTTTTTTGTGCGCCAAAGTGAcgccattagcatagtggcgtctggcgtagccgtggcatagcgggttcctgggacttgccgcaagtccgtcagttcagtggcgaacttggatggctgagattgcatctcatgatgaagattggccattgattatggccgcatcttgttgtataacgaagtggcgccattggcatagtagtgCATGGTGGAGCCATAACATAGCGGCATGCTAATGGCGTAGCCGCgatatagcggcatgctagtagtcgtggcatatcggcatgccagtggcgtggcatatcggcatgccagtggcgtggcatagcggcatcctagtagccgtggcatggcagcatgccagtggcgttgtggcatgccacgcctgtggcgttgtagcatggccaaagctaaggtttggctctgtggccaaaattagggcttggcggcgtggccaaggctaggatttggcaccgtgataagaattagggcttggaggtgtggccaaggctaggatttggcgtcgtggtaagaattagggcttggaggcgtggccaaggctaggatttggcgcggtggtaaaaattagggcttggcggcgttgccaaggctaggttttggcgcggtggtaagaattagggcttggtggtgtggccaaggctaggatttggcgccgtggtaagaattaggtaTTGGCGTCGtgaccaaggctaggatttggcgtcgtggtaagaattagggcttggcagcgtTGCCAAGGATAGGTTTTGGCGCGgtggtaagaattaggggttggcggcgtggccaaggctaggatttggcgtcgtggtaagaattagggcttggtggcatggacaaggctaggatttggcaccttggtaagaattagggcttggcggcgtggccaaggctaaagtggcatgctaccgcggcagagtggcatgttggcatgccgatcaatatgttgttgtggtaaggcGTGTTTGGATTGCCAGTTAATATAGTGGCgtggaagggtgcgtttggcatttaatgtatggtggcaagtttagagcgactttattggccaagaaaagggggcgtccaaacataaggcgcgacaaCACttttggtgagagtgtggcggctttagagcgacctgattggtcgattaaaagagggccggccaaccatgggcgtggatacacttttggtgagagtgtggcggctttagagcaacctgattggtcgatggcaagtggggccggcaagtatgggcccaaccacaacttatgtgcgcatgGCTTATTTGaggcgacatgattggtcgagagaaatagggTCAGTTTATAaaggggcgtggccaatgacAAGTAGagccagttggcctaaggcatggccacgcctccctttgctgctgcgactccctgttttctgattctgagcaaggttttgcacatgctaatccatggcggattaattacctaggtTTAATCTCGACAAGCAAGGTTTGATATACTGTgtgaggcgcaaaaccctaacttcttcaaGTTAGTCAggttaattgattgaattctatgtgttgacatagatttcttttaagttcattgtcagagagcagcatgctttttctgattgaataccttatgcaaagaccttattcttgatacttggaaattcgtgctactctgctgcgagtgaacacaaatcgtcatgccatatcaacattaagggttcagccggagaacataacatagaaggcattcaaaggaacttatattaagtgaatataggcgaggcgccgaaatttacagaacatctgggatggttgctacattcgccagtctggataaatttcatgtaagtatattgaacgactcaataaatatgccggtggagaggttagcactcacggcaccgattccttacaaagtgacgtcacatcagatgtaaagttttacaattttaaccataagctaaaaaccaccatcaacacttctatattgagacataagttgtattacgatatagttttctatatagacatttaagatttcgagatgagtttaactcgcttacatatttctcgaaatatgtgttggaaagctttcgcttcgaccaagttcatcttatatcatatgaaaattgccgagtaacatcttacatggtttgtgtgatacaatcatttggtgttgccttggaatgtctcgtaatgattatttcaataacttgaaaattgctttgatgctaatagtgtgtgaaaacgactattgtaatcctctaagaaagtttcaatgattgaaataagagtttagaacacttaaccattattggatatgtcatacTGTGCACTCTTACACATATGCAATccatgtctgggaaccatagtatgcgcacgcGTTTGCgcacctgttggtttgagaaatccgggaacctaagtatgcgtacccgtttgcgtactggcttACAGGTTCATGTCctagaatttctactgggatttgaagttcgcgtacccgtttgcgtactggcgtaactcaatcttagtccgggtatttcaagtatgcgtacccgtttgcatacttgaaggttaaagttctaaaatcggttttaaacatgaacataaacatttatataataaagaatgcaatctttgaaaaccgtggctataatgttcatgattgattcgagtgaatcaaaccgatttttcttcaattgtgttcttgtataattctatgagaatatagcaattgaacaactctttaagtagttttatttgagtcatttgaactagttatggttaagataaataaggttgatatgagagtaatcatatgggtaacttcggttaactatttgtgaaccaacatggtgtacacgtttgggtacagttacgtaaacctaaatgagggtacatttcatttatgtgtaacaagctaagttcgatctaacggttgaaatatattagcttggttgaatcaggtttttcatctaacagtgaatattgaatgctttgttaccaaggtaacttggattgcaaaccctgatttgaaaactatataaaggagaactctatcaactaggaaacctaatccccacacctcatgtgtgttactagttgcataactagagtcgattctcctttaaccttaggttttttcgagaccctgtaggtaaacgacttcaaagacttcattgggattgtgaagccaggcccaactattttttttgtagttgcatgttctgatcttgcctgattctatcgtattaagtacaattgaaataattgattcgagattaatttctccgatatgcaagataaaagtaatcacaaacatgttcgtctcatcgtttgtgattccacaatatcttgtttcgctagtcgattaagattattgtgaggtgattgataatactaggttgttcttcagaaatataagtctggtttatcaattggttcttgttcaccttgatttatcaaaagacggaacaaaaactcttgggtatttttgtgggagacagatttattcaatctatagacttttctttgtaagacatatttgtttatcaagtcttcgactttgggtcgtagcaactcttggttgtgggtgagatcaactaagggaatcaagtgcgtagtgtcctgctgggatcagagacgtaaggaacacaactgtaccttgaatcagtgtgatattgattagggttcaactacagtttagtctgaagttaattggtagtaggctagagtctgtagcggcttaatacagtgtggagttcaatctggattaggtcccgtggtttttctgcatttgcggtttcctcattaacaaaattctggtgtctgtgttatttcttttccgcattatattttgttatataattgaaatatcacgggttgtgcgttaagatcaatcagttagaatattcaacctttggttgttgatttacattgattgacacttgaacattggtctttggtgtcgttcaagtaactcatcttatattcaatcgggctcgcagatttctatttgctgattgcggattgaattaagagttagagatattaaggtctttgatatactttactctagattgagtctgactgtctagttgattctctagaaagtgtattggagtaagtcctctcatattgccaaacgaattgttgggtgtggttgttagacccccgcattttcacatagCCATGAAGTGGAAAGGCCTAGGAATACAAACATCCTCATAATTGAAACCAATATGCATGGGGCAATGATCAGAAGAGTCTCTAGGTAGATTGTTAACACAAAGTTTGGGGCATAAATCCTCGACAATTTAGTTAATGAgacatctatctaatctttcaagaATAAAGTCAGGACCCTgttgcatattggaccaagtAAATCTATGACCAGAGAAGCCAGGATCATGCAAGTTGAAAACAGAGCAAAAATTCCCAAGATTTGAGAAATCAGATTCATCAACCTCTAAcccaccatttttatcttcagttcctAGTAGAGCATTGAAATCACCTATAAAGAAAACTGGTTCGTCTAAGGGAGCATTAGACTGTTGGCATTGTTGTTCCCAAAAAACATATCTCAAACTACTGTTAGGTTCACCATACATAAAATGAATGTGGCTAGTTTTAGAGTGAATAATATCGGTAGATGTGACATAGATGCCCCTCATACTGGATGATATAATGTTGAGTTGAATTTCCTTCTTCCAAGCCAAGACTAGACCCCCACTTTTACCAATGCTCGAAACATTAAAAGTGCAAGGGAATCCCATATTTTTTAACTTCCTAGCAGCCAgattttgttcatttttgtttCTGATAAGAAAATGATGTCAGGATTAACATTTTtacataacaagctaagttccttGTTTGCAGTTTTTTTACCTAAACCTCTAATGTTCCAAGCTAGCAAGTTGACATTATTCACAGGAAAATGATTTATGGGGGTAGCTGAAGCAGGATCAATTAAAGGGGGAGAAGGGGTAGAATTTACCTGAGTGCTGGAATTAGATCCGCCACCAAGAGAAGCACTTGTGGTATCACCAGTTTGAGAAGTATCTTGGTAGGAATCAAGATTAGAAGTAGCATCattgagatgagaattattggagACACCATTGTTGTTTGGAGAAGTATCATCAGGTAAGTTATAGCTTCCATAAGAATCAATTATGGGTTGGGTATTGAGATAACAGTTTGAGAGATTGATAGCTGGTAATTCCCCCAATTTAGTAATAGGAGGGCACAATTGAGCATAGTCATGTTCAGTAGTATCATGTTCTGGGATAACCACTCGACTAGATAGACTTGAATTAGCTCTAGTACGTTTCCTCAAATCAGCCCTGGGATTGATCTTTCTTTTGAGATTAGATAGAGCATCGTGCTCAGCTGAGATAAGAGCTCCTCTGGTGATAATATGATTGGGACTAGAAACAGTAGCAGTTTTGAATCTTCTTGAAGAGTTTGATGTCGAATCGGTCCACTAATAACCGGTTTAGAGCCAGTGATAGAAGCTTCAACAGTAACATTCTGAGTAGTAACCTGTTTGAAGATGATTGGTAACCCGTTGTTCTACTGAGTCGAGTTTTGCTGAATCGGACcaacatcaaaaatcttcaaAGTTGTGGATTGGTTGACAAAAGGTCCCATCTGGAAAGTATTTGATAAACCTTTTTGAGTAGTATTTTCCATCTTCTGATCATTATCCTTGGCTTTTCCTTTGTTGCATATAAGGGAAGTAGCGGACTCAACTTGAGTATCTGGCACAATCTCTTATGTTGCATGATGGCATCTGCTATTGCGGTAGAGGTAGAGACAACTTGTTTGTTAACTGGTGGTGATGTCATCATAAGCCTTGAGACAACATGAAGAACAtatttactgaaaaagcggg encodes the following:
- the LOC113312318 gene encoding uncharacterized protein LOC113312318: MPMHRVDCARCNDPHESIMHALILCPFVSRVWFLSDFCINTHFFLNKTFIEWLMFWLTDHGSSLPDEAQYFFVTILWSLWTSKTNFIFQNLKETHVIVLERARAMLLTRKPCFTFSPTTPVNLCNKWMPPSFGWIKCNIDGAYDDITGANGAGYVMRDFSSKASFCASLVFEVMSAEEAEARAIWAVLKKSLEQKLTHIIIESDAKNIIEQFSAGLFDGDVRTDVIFKDVQLFSSKLVACVFNFQPRICNSVAHELAQWTKTDKSSMYWSVPPVWLSPTVDGNHKPF